The Kordia sp. SMS9 genome window below encodes:
- a CDS encoding arylamine N-acetyltransferase, with translation MIYVERYCKRIYYTDSFEPTLEVLKKLQTAHLLHVPFENLDIHANVPIVLSVEKIFDKIVNRNRGGFCYELNGLFYELLIALGFDAKRISARVYDQEQGYGQEFDHFAILVTIDHQSYLTDVGFGEFAFEPLLFELDTIQEDPRGSFIIEKHDADYLRVSKIANGTRLPEYIFTTQSRELSAYTEMCTYHQTSPDSHFTRKRLITLPNKNGRTTITGNTLKITKNDEIESRVIQSEAEFHNYLKELFQVDL, from the coding sequence ATGATATACGTTGAAAGGTATTGTAAAAGAATTTATTACACAGATTCGTTTGAACCTACTTTGGAAGTGTTGAAAAAGCTACAAACCGCTCATTTGTTGCATGTTCCTTTTGAAAATTTAGATATTCATGCAAATGTTCCTATTGTGCTGTCTGTTGAGAAGATTTTTGATAAAATTGTCAATCGAAATAGAGGTGGATTTTGTTATGAGTTAAACGGATTATTTTACGAATTGCTCATTGCGTTAGGTTTTGATGCCAAGCGAATTTCAGCGCGTGTGTATGATCAAGAGCAAGGTTACGGACAAGAATTTGATCATTTTGCAATTCTAGTTACCATTGATCATCAATCGTATTTGACAGATGTTGGTTTTGGTGAATTTGCATTTGAACCTTTATTGTTTGAACTTGATACCATTCAAGAAGACCCAAGAGGAAGTTTTATTATTGAAAAACACGATGCGGATTATTTGCGCGTGAGCAAAATTGCAAATGGAACACGTTTGCCTGAATATATTTTTACTACACAGTCACGAGAACTTTCTGCATATACTGAAATGTGTACATATCATCAAACAAGTCCCGATTCGCATTTCACTCGAAAAAGATTAATTACACTTCCTAACAAAAACGGAAGAACTACCATTACGGGGAATACTTTAAAGATTACAAAGAATGATGAGATTGAATCCAGAGTGATTCAAAGTGAAGCTGAATTTCACAACTATCTAAAAGAACTATTTCAAGTCGATTTGTGA